The genome window GTTTTTCGATACGGTCCACCCGGTCGTCCACACGCGCGAGGGCCTCTATGTCGATCTGGATCGCTCCGGACTGGCCGGATGTAATTATGGTGCCCTCAATCCGGAGAGCCGTCATTGGGTCTGGGCAAAAGCCAACTACCTCCGTGACGCTGGGCCGAATGATGCCTCTGTCGTGCGTTTTGACAGTGCTCGTCTGTGGGCCGCGCTCCCGTGGCGTTACCCATATTACGTCGCCGAGCTCGACGCATTCGTTCTCTTTAGATCGATTTCCCCGGGTGGAAGCACAAGCGGCGAGCCTGTTGAACAGGGATGGACAGAATGACGCTTTCTCAAGATGTTGCGCCGATCTGATACGAGATATCGGGTCGTCATCCCGGACTCCGCACAAGCGAAGATCCGGGATCGGAGAGGCACGACGTTTCAGCTCTTGTCTCGTGAAGACGACCGGGGCTTTGGCTCCCCGATACCGGGTCGCGGCTTCGCCTTGCCCGGCATGACGCGGGAGTGGCGATACCCTCCGTATGCCCGCAAACAAGGCGGCTGAAGAGCTGTTCCGCCCGCCCGCGATAGCCGGCGCCTCGCCTTCGATTGTGATCTCCGGCCAGCGATGGTCTGTGCCAAAGTGTCGCGGGCGCGAACCGCGTCGGCACACCGGGCGTAAAATTTGTCATCCAGACGGGAGGACAGGATGATCGATTTTCGCACCCCATACGACCCGCGCGACCTGTCGCGCATGATGAGCCTTCAGGCGAGCTATCTTCGCCAGGACGGGCTTGTGATCGAAGCCCGCGCCCTGGCGAAGCGGGCCGACGCGTTCGGCGCCTATGCGATGCTCATGCAGGATCTCGGCACGTTGCCGGTCCGGTCGGAGACCGGCGCCCGCACGTGAACGCACGGCTTTTTCCCCCGACGCGTGCGGAGGCAACGGCGCGGCTTGCGGCGTTTCTTCCGCACGCGGGCAAGACTTACGCGAAGCTGCGCAATCACGACCCCGGTCCCGATGCGCCCTCGCATGTCTCCAGGCTTTCGCCTTACGTTCGCCACCGCGTGCTCACCGAGGCTGAACTTGTCCGCGCCGCCGTCGACCGGCATGGTGAGGGGCCTGCGGAAAAATTCATTCAGGAAGTCTTCTGGCGCACCTACTGGAAGGGCTGGCTCGAGCTTCGCCCCGGGGTCTGGGACGCTTATTGCGAGGATCGCGACACCGCCCGGATCGAGGTCGCCGGCGACTCCTATCTCGCCGAGCATCTCGCCCGCGCCGAAGAGGCCCGCACGGGGATCGACTGTTTCGACCACTGGGTGCGCGAGCTGGTCGAGACCGGCTATTTGCACAATCACGCGCGCATGTGGTTCGCCTCGATCTGGATTTTCACGCTGAAACTGCCGTGGGAGCTGGGCGCGGATTTCTTCCTGCGGCATCTGCTCGACGGCGATCCGGCCTCCAACACCCTTTCCTGGCGCTGGGTCGGCGGGTTGCAGACGCGCGGCAAGACCTATCTGGCACGCGCCGACAATATCGCCGCCCACACCGGCGAGCGCTTCAACCCGCAAGGGAAGCTGGCGCAAGAGGCGCTGCCGCTCGACGGCCCTCTACCGCCCTTGCCACGGCCGATTGTGCCCGGTCCACGGCTCGGGAAGGACGGCGGTCGGACCGGGCTTCTCGTTTTCGATGACGATGTGGACGTGCAGGACCTGTCGGATCGCGTCGCGCCGGTCGCCGTGGCAGGCGTTTCGAGCGCCGCCTTGCGCTCGGACGTGTCGGTCTCGGGGCAGGTGCAGGATTTCGTTGCGGCCGTGCTGGACGATAGCCTGTCGCGGTTCTCGGTACCTGGCGCGCGCTTGCGCGATCAGGTGATGACGCCGCATGGCGTTGACGAGGCCGTGCGCGACTGGGCGCGCGACCATGCCCTCGACCGGGTCGTCGCCCGTCACGTGCCGGTCGGGCCGGGGCGCGCCGTCGCGGATCGCATTGCGCGGGCGCTCCAGCCCGACGGCGTCGCCTTTCTTCAGGAGATGCGCGGCTACGATGCCCGCGCCTGGCCCCTTGCCACCAAGGGCTTCTTTCCCTTCAGAAAACAAATTCGCGAACTGACCGCTGCACTTGGGGCTTCCGGCTGAGTGCAGGGCAGCTCTTCCTTCACACCGCTTGACCCGCCCGCGGCCGTCTCCTATCGTCGCGCTTGATTTCGTTGGGGTGCCCGAACGGGCTGAGAGACGCGAAGATGCGTCAACCCACTGAACCTGATCCGGGTCGTGCCGGCGGAGGGAACGAATGATGCGCCGCAAGGCGCAGGACCGCGATCTCAGACGGTCTTTCGGATCTCACCCTTCGCCAGATACCCGCCCGGATCGCAAGCAACGATTTGCGCCTTGCACGGTTTTCCGTGTTCGACGCCGGGACAGCGGGTGAGACATGGACGCGACGACACGCGACGGCACGGCGGAGACCTTGCACCACGGCGCCGGCAAACAGGCGCCGCCCGCAATCGCGCTGACCATCGCCGGCTCCGACAGCGGCGGCGGAGCGGGCATTCAGGCGGATCTCAAGGCGTTTTCGGCGCTTGGCGTCTATGGCGCCAGCGCGATCACGGCGATCACGGCGCAAAACACGCGGGCCGTCACCCATATTCACGACATTCCGCTCGATGTGGTTGCCGGCCAGATCGCCGCCGTGCTCGACGATCTCGACGTGGCGGCGGTGAAGATCGGCATGCTGTCCTCGCCGGAAATCGTCGAAACGGTTGCCGAGGCGCTGGCCACTTACAAAGGGCCGGTGGTGCTCGATCCGGTGATGGTCGCCAAGTCCGGCGCGCAACTGCTGCGGGACGAGGCGGTGGCGGCGGTGCGCGACATTCTGGTGCCTCGCGCGACGCTGGTGACGCCCAACCTGCCGGAGGCCGCGCTTCTGCTCGGCGAGGAGCCTGCGACGGACCTTGCCGCTGCCGAACGACAGGGGCGCGCGCTTGCAGCCCTCGGCCCGGCCGTCCTGATGAAGGGCGGACATGCGCAAGGCGCCGTTTGCACGGATCTGCTGATCGCCGGCGACCTGCCGTCGGTCGCCTTGAAGGCGCTGCGGCTCGACACGAAGAACACCCATGGCACCGGTTGCACCCTGTCGGCCGCGATTGCGGCGGGGCTGGCGAAAGGCGCCGACCTCGCGCAGGCCGTGCGCGAGGCCCATGCCTATCTGCATGGCGCGATCGCCTGCGCCGACGAACTTCGGGTCGGCTCGGGACACGGGCCGGTGCATCACTTCTATCGCCAATGGGGACGCCAATGACGAATGTCTCGGTCATCGGCGCCGGCGTGGTCGGCCTGGCCTGCGCCACGGCTTTGACGGAAGCAGGCCACGACGTCACGGTCCACGACCGGGGTGAGGGTCCCGGTCCCGCCTCCTGTTCCTGGTGGGCCGGCGGCATGCTCGCGCCCTGGTGCGAGGGCGAGAGCGCGGAAGAGCCGGTGGAACGGCTCGGCGCGGAAGCGCTCGACTGGTGGGCCGCGCGCGTCGACGGTGTCGCGCGCAACGGCAGTCTCGTGGTTGCGCCGGCGCGCGATGCGGCGGATTTGCGCCGTTTCGAGCGCCGCACGCGAAATGCCGAGAAGATCGACGGCGAGCGGGTCGCCGAACTTGAGCCCGACCTTGCCGGGCGCTTCCGCCAGGCGCTGTTCTTTGCCGGCGAAGGCCATCTCGACCCGCGCGCAGCCCTTGCCGGACTGCGGCAGCGTTTGTCCGAGAGCGGGACGGAGATTTGCTATGGCA of Stappia sp. ES.058 contains these proteins:
- the thiD gene encoding bifunctional hydroxymethylpyrimidine kinase/phosphomethylpyrimidine kinase; the protein is MDATTRDGTAETLHHGAGKQAPPAIALTIAGSDSGGGAGIQADLKAFSALGVYGASAITAITAQNTRAVTHIHDIPLDVVAGQIAAVLDDLDVAAVKIGMLSSPEIVETVAEALATYKGPVVLDPVMVAKSGAQLLRDEAVAAVRDILVPRATLVTPNLPEAALLLGEEPATDLAAAERQGRALAALGPAVLMKGGHAQGAVCTDLLIAGDLPSVALKALRLDTKNTHGTGCTLSAAIAAGLAKGADLAQAVREAHAYLHGAIACADELRVGSGHGPVHHFYRQWGRQ
- a CDS encoding FAD-binding domain-containing protein, translated to MNARLFPPTRAEATARLAAFLPHAGKTYAKLRNHDPGPDAPSHVSRLSPYVRHRVLTEAELVRAAVDRHGEGPAEKFIQEVFWRTYWKGWLELRPGVWDAYCEDRDTARIEVAGDSYLAEHLARAEEARTGIDCFDHWVRELVETGYLHNHARMWFASIWIFTLKLPWELGADFFLRHLLDGDPASNTLSWRWVGGLQTRGKTYLARADNIAAHTGERFNPQGKLAQEALPLDGPLPPLPRPIVPGPRLGKDGGRTGLLVFDDDVDVQDLSDRVAPVAVAGVSSAALRSDVSVSGQVQDFVAAVLDDSLSRFSVPGARLRDQVMTPHGVDEAVRDWARDHALDRVVARHVPVGPGRAVADRIARALQPDGVAFLQEMRGYDARAWPLATKGFFPFRKQIRELTAALGASG